The window TGGTGGCTGTCATCCCACGCAGCGAAGCCGTACGACGTCTGCAGCATCTCCTTCGTCTCTTCGTTGTAGCCCCAGCCGTTCTCCGCATATTGCGAAAAGACCGGCACGGTCTTCAGCAGCCGGCCGGACGGCAGACCCATCACGGTCAGGTTCCCGCTGAAGCCGCCCGACATGAACGCGTAGAACTCGTCATATTCGCCGGGTGCGACGTAGACCGCGGATGCGGCATCGGCGGTCGAGGCTACCCCTGTGGAGCGACTTGTCTGGCAGGCCCACGTGCCGATACCGAACAGCGCAATCGTGAGCAGGCCAAGCCGTGCACTCGTGGATAATTTCATGGAAGGCGCTCCGGTCGAATTGTGAGCATGTGTCGTTCGCTACTCGGCATCAATCGCTGGCATCGGCGAGGCGCAGATACTCCAGGAGGGCGCGCGCCTCCTCCCGCGTGAGGTCCTGACTCGGCATCGGCGCGAGGTACTCCGCCAGCAGCGCCTTCGCCTCCGGATGCTTCTGCGTCATTTCCGTCGGGTTCAGCATCATGTTCATGACATAGGCAGGCGTGCGCCTGTCGAGGACGCCGCCGAGCGGCGGACCGATATAGCGCTCGTCCAGTCGATGGCAGGCGGAGCACTTCAGCTGGAACAGTGCTTCGCCCTGTTCCGCGAGCTCCTCGTCCGGTGCCTCGAGCGAGACCGGCTCGGTGATCGGACCAATGCCGTGCTCGGTCTGGAACGGCGTCAGGTCGCTGCCGGCCGCGACGGGCGGCTCCGGATTGTCATCCTGCGCGGCCTGTTCGCCGCCGCCGCACGACGCCAGCATCAGTGCGGGCGCGATGATGTGGATCAGCACCCTGAGCTGCTTCATGATGGACCTCGATCCTGAGGGCAGTACCCGTCTTCCGGGATGCATGCCTTCAGTGTGCGTCGGGGGAACGACGGGGACTGTCGGGGGAACCCGCTTTGTCGCTGCGAAAACGCAGGCATGCCGGTAGGGACTATCCCTACACGACGTCGGGCGCGCAACGAAATCCGACGTCAAACACCTGAGCGATCCCCCGACTTTCTTGCGCCGCAACCGCCGCGCACCGCCTGGGGCGTGACGCGTCGGAACTCGATCGAGCCCGTCGCGCTCATGGACGGGACGCGTTGCGACGCTGTCGCACCCGATCGTGCGCGCGGGAAGCCCACGATGCACGACGGCCCGACCTTGTGGGCCGGGCCGTCGCCGACAGATCAGGCCGAAGCCCGACCGCTTACGACACGCGACTGACGTTCTGTGCCTTGG is drawn from Longimicrobiales bacterium and contains these coding sequences:
- a CDS encoding c-type cytochrome — translated: MKQLRVLIHIIAPALMLASCGGGEQAAQDDNPEPPVAAGSDLTPFQTEHGIGPITEPVSLEAPDEELAEQGEALFQLKCSACHRLDERYIGPPLGGVLDRRTPAYVMNMMLNPTEMTQKHPEAKALLAEYLAPMPSQDLTREEARALLEYLRLADASD